A stretch of Bradyrhizobium sp. CCBAU 53338 DNA encodes these proteins:
- a CDS encoding carbon monoxide dehydrogenase subunit G — translation MAMTMNGEVQLAAPREAVWEKLNDPAVLKACIPGCEELEKTDDGGFRATAKMKVGPVSARFKGKVMLSDLDPPNGYKISGEGEGGVAGFAKGGAAVRLAEKDGGTLLSYDVEAQIGGKLAQLGQRLINGTAKKLADEFFANFAKAVQG, via the coding sequence ATGGCCATGACAATGAATGGCGAAGTCCAGCTTGCGGCGCCGCGCGAGGCCGTGTGGGAAAAACTCAACGACCCCGCGGTGCTGAAGGCCTGCATCCCCGGCTGCGAGGAATTGGAGAAGACCGACGACGGTGGTTTTCGCGCGACGGCGAAAATGAAGGTCGGCCCGGTCTCGGCGCGCTTCAAGGGTAAGGTGATGCTCAGCGATCTAGACCCACCGAACGGCTACAAGATCTCGGGCGAAGGCGAGGGCGGCGTGGCCGGCTTTGCCAAGGGCGGCGCAGCCGTGAGGCTTGCCGAGAAGGATGGCGGCACGCTGCTCTCTTACGACGTCGAGGCGCAGATCGGCGGCAAGTTGGCGCAGCTTGGACAGCGCCTGATCAACGGCACCGCCAAGAAGCTGGCCGACGAGTTTTTCGCGAATTTCGCCAAGGCGGTACAGGGCTAG
- a CDS encoding branched-chain amino acid ABC transporter permease LivH (LivHMGF is the membrane component of the LIV-I/LS branched-chain amino acid transporter), with protein sequence MDYFAQQLINGLVLGSIYGLIAIGYTMVYGIVGMINFAHGDIFMVGGFIALISFLILVSLGLTAIPLILLVVLLVAMAVTALYGWTVERIAYRPLRHSFRLAPMLSAIGMSFVLSNYSQVAQGARVKPVPPIITGGYTLHEGADGFVVRLSNMQIVVVVTTIVLLLIFTWLVSRTRLGRDMRACEQDQTMAALLGVDVDRTISMTFVIGAALAAVAGMMYLLYYGQVDFNMGFVAGIKAFTAAVLGGIGSLPGAVLGGLAIGLIETFWSAYFSVEYKDVAAFSILIIVLIFMPTGLLGRPEVEKV encoded by the coding sequence ATGGATTATTTCGCCCAGCAGCTCATCAACGGCCTCGTGCTCGGCTCCATCTACGGCCTGATCGCGATCGGCTACACGATGGTCTACGGCATCGTCGGCATGATCAACTTCGCTCATGGCGACATCTTCATGGTCGGCGGCTTCATCGCACTGATCTCTTTCCTCATTCTGGTCTCGCTCGGTCTGACCGCGATCCCACTGATCCTGCTGGTCGTTCTGCTGGTCGCGATGGCGGTCACCGCACTCTATGGCTGGACAGTCGAGCGCATCGCCTACCGGCCGCTGCGGCACTCCTTCCGTCTTGCGCCGATGCTGTCGGCGATCGGCATGTCCTTCGTGCTGTCGAACTATTCGCAGGTCGCCCAAGGCGCCCGCGTCAAGCCGGTTCCCCCGATCATCACCGGCGGCTACACGCTGCATGAAGGTGCCGACGGTTTTGTGGTGCGGCTCTCCAACATGCAGATCGTGGTGGTGGTCACCACGATCGTGCTCCTGTTGATCTTCACCTGGCTCGTCTCGCGCACGCGGCTCGGGCGCGACATGCGCGCCTGCGAGCAGGACCAGACCATGGCGGCGCTGCTCGGCGTCGACGTCGATCGCACCATCTCGATGACCTTCGTGATCGGTGCGGCGCTCGCCGCGGTCGCCGGCATGATGTACCTGCTCTATTACGGCCAGGTCGATTTCAACATGGGTTTCGTCGCCGGCATCAAGGCCTTCACCGCGGCCGTGCTGGGCGGCATCGGGTCGCTGCCCGGCGCGGTACTGGGCGGTCTTGCGATCGGCCTGATCGAAACCTTCTGGTCGGCTTATTTCTCCGTGGAGTACAAGGACGTCGCCGCCTTCTCGATCCTGATCATCGTCCTGATCTTCATGCCGACCGGCCTGCTCGGCCGTCCCGAAGTCGAAAAAGTCTGA
- a CDS encoding ABC transporter ATP-binding protein translates to MTAASTPLLAIRGLRAAYGKIEALKGVDVEINSGEIVALIGANGAGKSTLMMTIFGKPRARAGQILYEGKDITSVPTHQIAQLRIAQSPEGRRVFPRMSVAENLQMGADATGCTEAERDSTLQRVFALFPRLKERVMQRGGTLSGGEQQMLAIGRALMSRPRLLLLDEPSLGLAPLIARQIFDAIRTLNRQDGLTVLIVEQNANHALKLAHRGYVMVNGLITLAGTGAELLQRPEIRAAYLEGGRHA, encoded by the coding sequence GTGACCGCGGCTTCCACTCCCCTGCTCGCGATCCGCGGCTTGCGCGCCGCCTACGGCAAGATCGAGGCGCTGAAGGGCGTCGACGTCGAGATCAATTCGGGCGAGATCGTCGCGCTGATCGGCGCCAACGGTGCCGGCAAGTCGACGCTGATGATGACGATCTTCGGCAAGCCGCGCGCCCGCGCCGGCCAGATCCTGTACGAAGGCAAGGACATCACCTCGGTCCCCACCCATCAGATCGCGCAATTGCGCATCGCCCAGTCGCCGGAGGGCCGCCGCGTCTTCCCGCGGATGAGCGTCGCGGAAAACCTTCAGATGGGCGCCGACGCCACCGGCTGCACCGAGGCGGAACGGGACAGCACCCTCCAGCGCGTGTTCGCGCTGTTCCCACGGCTGAAGGAACGCGTCATGCAGCGCGGCGGGACCCTGTCGGGTGGCGAGCAGCAGATGCTGGCGATCGGCCGCGCGCTGATGAGCCGGCCGCGCCTGTTGCTGCTCGATGAACCCTCGTTGGGGCTCGCCCCCCTCATCGCCCGGCAGATCTTCGATGCGATCCGCACCCTGAACCGCCAGGACGGCCTGACCGTGCTGATCGTCGAGCAGAACGCCAATCATGCACTGAAGCTCGCCCACCGCGGCTACGTCATGGTCAATGGCCTGATCACGCTGGCCGGAACAGGCGCCGAGTTGTTGCAGCGCCCCGAGATTCGCGCCGCCTATCTCGAAGGCGGCCGGCACGCCTGA
- a CDS encoding (2Fe-2S)-binding protein — protein MAKISLIVNGNPVTGNVDPRTLLVQFLRENLRLTGTHVGCDTSQCGACVVHLDGKAVKSCTTLAVMADGHEVRTIEGLAADGAPLHPMQEAFREHHGLQCGFCTPGMIMTAIDIVHRKGHELDDHTIREELEGNLCRCTGYQNIVASIAAGAKAMAKSDLA, from the coding sequence ATGGCAAAAATCTCCCTCATCGTGAACGGCAATCCTGTTACCGGCAATGTCGACCCGCGTACGCTTCTGGTGCAGTTCCTGCGCGAGAATCTGCGGCTGACCGGCACCCATGTCGGCTGCGACACCTCGCAGTGCGGCGCCTGCGTCGTGCATCTCGACGGCAAGGCCGTGAAGTCCTGCACCACGCTGGCCGTGATGGCCGACGGCCACGAGGTCAGGACCATCGAGGGACTGGCGGCCGACGGCGCGCCGCTGCATCCGATGCAGGAAGCCTTCCGTGAGCACCATGGTCTTCAGTGCGGCTTCTGCACGCCGGGCATGATCATGACCGCGATCGACATCGTCCATCGCAAGGGCCACGAGCTCGACGACCATACGATCCGGGAAGAACTAGAAGGCAATCTCTGCCGCTGCACCGGCTACCAGAACATCGTCGCCTCGATCGCCGCCGGCGCGAAGGCGATGGCGAAATCCGATCTCGCGTAA
- a CDS encoding branched-chain amino acid ABC transporter substrate-binding protein produces MKSLKLIGLAFGASVALSTAAFADDLTIAVAGPMTGTESAFGRQMKNGADLAVADINAAGGVAGKKLVLDAEDDACDPKQARSVAEKIAGAKIPFVAGHFCSSSSIPASEAYADGNVLQITPASTNPLFTERKLWNVARVCGRDDQQGLIAAQYIAKNFKGKNIAILNDKTTYGKGLADETKKALNKAGVTEKLNESYNKGDKDFNAIVSRLKKENIDLVYVGGYHQEAGLILRQMRDQGMKTILMSGDALADKEYASITGPAGEGTLFTFGPDPRNKPTAKKIVEAFKAKGIDPEGYTLYTYAAMQVWSQAVKKAGTTDAKKVMTTIKAGKWDTVLGPLEYDAKGDIKQIDYVVYKWDAKGGYAELNANGT; encoded by the coding sequence ATGAAATCACTTAAACTCATCGGTCTGGCATTCGGCGCGTCGGTTGCGCTGTCAACGGCGGCGTTCGCAGACGACCTCACCATCGCAGTCGCGGGCCCAATGACCGGCACCGAATCCGCCTTCGGCCGCCAGATGAAAAACGGCGCCGACCTGGCGGTGGCCGACATCAATGCAGCCGGCGGCGTTGCCGGCAAGAAGCTGGTGCTCGATGCCGAGGACGACGCCTGCGATCCCAAGCAGGCCCGCTCGGTCGCCGAAAAGATCGCGGGCGCGAAGATCCCGTTCGTCGCCGGCCATTTCTGCTCGTCGTCGTCGATCCCGGCTTCGGAAGCTTACGCCGACGGTAACGTCCTCCAGATCACGCCCGCCTCGACCAACCCGCTGTTCACCGAGCGCAAGCTGTGGAACGTGGCGCGCGTCTGCGGCCGGGACGATCAGCAGGGCCTGATTGCGGCGCAGTACATCGCCAAGAACTTCAAGGGCAAGAACATCGCGATTCTCAACGACAAGACCACCTACGGCAAGGGTCTGGCGGATGAGACCAAGAAGGCGCTCAACAAGGCCGGCGTCACCGAGAAGCTCAACGAGTCCTACAACAAGGGCGACAAGGACTTCAACGCGATCGTCTCGCGCCTGAAGAAGGAAAATATCGATCTCGTCTATGTCGGCGGCTATCATCAGGAAGCCGGCCTGATCCTGCGCCAGATGCGCGACCAGGGCATGAAGACGATCCTGATGTCGGGCGACGCCTTGGCCGACAAGGAATACGCATCGATCACGGGCCCGGCCGGCGAAGGCACGCTGTTCACCTTCGGTCCAGATCCGCGCAACAAGCCGACCGCGAAGAAGATCGTCGAGGCCTTCAAGGCCAAGGGCATCGATCCGGAAGGCTATACGCTCTACACCTATGCCGCGATGCAGGTCTGGTCGCAGGCGGTCAAGAAGGCCGGCACCACCGATGCCAAGAAGGTCATGACGACGATCAAGGCCGGCAAGTGGGATACGGTGCTTGGTCCGCTCGAATATGACGCCAAGGGCGACATCAAGCAGATCGACTATGTCGTCTACAAGTGGGATGCCAAGGGCGGCTACGCCGAGCTCAACGCCAACGGCACCTGA
- a CDS encoding carboxymuconolactone decarboxylase family protein — translation MDDQKRRDAGMTVRRKVLGNAWVDKSIANRNAFNTDFQDMITRYAWGEIWTRPHFDERTRRVLVIGTMVALGQWDEFRLHVRAALAEGGFTPDDIKEILLQQAIYCGVPAANHAVKEASAIVQELGLVKG, via the coding sequence ATGGACGACCAGAAACGCCGCGATGCCGGCATGACCGTACGCCGCAAGGTGCTGGGCAATGCCTGGGTCGACAAGTCGATCGCCAACCGCAATGCCTTCAACACCGACTTCCAGGACATGATCACGCGCTACGCCTGGGGCGAGATCTGGACGCGGCCGCATTTCGACGAGCGCACGCGGCGGGTGCTGGTGATCGGCACCATGGTCGCACTCGGACAATGGGATGAATTCCGCCTGCATGTGCGCGCGGCGCTGGCCGAGGGCGGCTTCACCCCCGACGACATCAAGGAAATCCTGTTGCAGCAGGCAATCTATTGCGGCGTTCCCGCGGCGAACCACGCCGTCAAGGAAGCCTCAGCGATTGTGCAGGAGCTCGGCCTCGTCAAAGGCTAG
- a CDS encoding 3-carboxy-cis,cis-muconate cycloisomerase, with product MSTALSPLLAPMLSSTAMRAVCDDRSILQNMLDFEAALARAEAATGVIPASAVGPIEAACKAETIDMAALAEAATRSGNLAIPLVKTLTAKVGKADGEAARYVHWGATSQDVIDTATMLTLRAAIDALDADLSRAINGFAALARRHRNTAMVARTWLQHALPMPFGLKAAEYASGLARARCRLRRLRREGLALQFGGAAGTLAALGDKGLAVAERLAQELNLPLPEAPWHTHRDRIAEAASSFAILAGSCGKIARDVSLMMQTDVGEAFEPAGEGRGGSSTMPHKRNPVAAASALGCATMAPQLAATIFAAQVQDHERSAGPWHAEWPTLPQLMLVTSGALAAIVDIAEGLDVDAARMRSNLDATHGLIMAEAVTFALADKIGKSDAHHLIEAASKRAVAEKKHLREVLSADSQVTTHLAPEKIAALFEPMAYQGASQALIDRLLGSLDRE from the coding sequence ATGAGCACAGCCCTCTCCCCCCTGCTTGCGCCGATGCTGTCGAGTACGGCCATGCGAGCCGTCTGCGACGACCGCTCCATCCTGCAGAACATGCTCGATTTCGAGGCAGCCCTGGCCCGGGCCGAGGCTGCCACCGGTGTGATTCCCGCGTCAGCGGTGGGCCCGATCGAAGCGGCCTGCAAGGCCGAAACCATCGACATGGCCGCGCTGGCGGAAGCCGCGACCCGGTCTGGCAATCTCGCAATTCCCCTGGTCAAGACGCTGACCGCCAAAGTCGGCAAGGCCGACGGCGAGGCCGCGCGCTACGTGCATTGGGGCGCGACCAGCCAGGACGTCATCGACACCGCGACCATGCTGACCCTGCGCGCAGCAATCGATGCGCTGGACGCCGACCTCAGCCGCGCCATCAATGGCTTTGCTGCGCTGGCCCGGCGCCATCGCAACACCGCGATGGTGGCCCGGACCTGGCTGCAGCACGCCCTGCCGATGCCGTTCGGATTGAAGGCCGCTGAATACGCCTCGGGCCTCGCCCGCGCCCGCTGCCGCCTGCGGCGGCTCCGTCGCGAGGGCCTGGCGCTGCAATTCGGCGGCGCCGCCGGCACGCTCGCAGCGCTCGGCGACAAGGGGCTCGCGGTCGCCGAACGGCTGGCTCAGGAACTGAACTTGCCGCTCCCGGAGGCGCCCTGGCACACCCATCGCGATCGAATTGCCGAAGCCGCGTCTAGCTTTGCGATCCTCGCCGGAAGCTGCGGCAAGATCGCGCGCGACGTCTCGCTGATGATGCAGACCGACGTCGGCGAAGCGTTCGAGCCCGCCGGCGAAGGCCGCGGGGGCTCCTCGACCATGCCGCACAAGCGCAACCCGGTCGCCGCCGCAAGCGCGCTCGGCTGCGCGACCATGGCGCCCCAGCTTGCCGCAACGATATTCGCTGCGCAGGTGCAGGACCACGAGCGCAGCGCAGGTCCCTGGCACGCGGAATGGCCGACGTTGCCGCAATTGATGCTGGTCACTTCGGGCGCACTCGCCGCCATCGTCGACATCGCCGAAGGGCTCGATGTCGATGCCGCGCGCATGCGCAGCAATCTCGATGCGACGCATGGGCTGATCATGGCGGAGGCCGTCACCTTTGCGCTCGCCGACAAGATCGGCAAGAGCGACGCGCATCATCTGATCGAGGCGGCGAGCAAGCGCGCGGTCGCCGAGAAGAAACACCTGCGCGAGGTGCTCTCGGCCGATTCGCAGGTCACCACGCATCTCGCGCCGGAGAAAATTGCGGCATTGTTCGAGCCGATGGCCTATCAAGGGGCCTCTCAAGCTCTGATCGACCGGCTGCTCGGCAGCCTCGATCGCGAATAG
- a CDS encoding MoxR family ATPase, with protein sequence MTSATLPASVDAMLELLTSRGYLAERSLATVTYLSLRMGRPLFLEGEAGVGKTEIAKVLSAALGRKLIRLQCYEGLDVSSAVYEWNSAAQMIAIRMAEAAGDTDREQLSSDIFADRYMIKRPLLQALEPDVAGPPVLLIDELDRADEAFEAYLLEILSDFQVTIPEFGTVKAPHPPIVIITSNRTREIHDALKRRCLYHWVDYPAAERELAIVKTRVPGISAKLSQQVVRFVQALRNQDFYKSPGVAETIDWATALSELDARSLTPQVVGDTLGALLKYQDDITRMQGDTLQKVLKEATSEN encoded by the coding sequence ATGACCTCAGCGACCCTGCCGGCATCGGTCGATGCGATGCTCGAACTCCTGACTTCGCGCGGCTATCTCGCCGAGCGGTCGCTGGCGACGGTGACGTATCTGTCGCTGCGCATGGGCCGGCCGCTGTTTCTCGAAGGCGAGGCCGGCGTCGGCAAGACCGAGATCGCAAAGGTGCTGTCGGCGGCGCTGGGACGGAAGCTGATCCGTCTCCAGTGCTACGAAGGCCTCGACGTCTCTTCGGCGGTCTATGAGTGGAACAGCGCGGCGCAGATGATCGCGATCCGGATGGCGGAAGCCGCCGGCGACACCGATCGCGAGCAGCTATCGAGCGACATCTTCGCCGACCGCTACATGATCAAGCGGCCGCTGCTCCAGGCGCTGGAGCCTGACGTTGCCGGTCCGCCGGTGCTGCTGATCGACGAGCTCGACCGCGCCGACGAGGCGTTCGAGGCGTACCTCCTGGAAATCCTCAGCGACTTCCAGGTGACGATCCCCGAATTCGGCACCGTGAAGGCGCCGCATCCGCCGATCGTCATCATCACCTCCAACCGCACCCGCGAAATTCACGACGCGCTGAAGCGGCGCTGTCTGTATCACTGGGTCGACTATCCCGCCGCCGAGCGCGAGCTCGCGATCGTCAAGACCCGCGTGCCCGGCATCTCCGCCAAGCTGTCGCAGCAGGTCGTCCGCTTCGTGCAGGCGCTGCGCAACCAGGACTTCTACAAATCGCCTGGCGTCGCCGAGACCATCGACTGGGCCACCGCGCTGTCCGAGCTCGACGCCCGCTCGCTGACCCCGCAAGTGGTCGGCGACACGCTGGGCGCGCTGCTCAAATACCAGGACGACATCACGCGGATGCAGGGCGACACCCTGCAGAAGGTGCTGAAGGAAGCGACGAGCGAGAATTGA
- the pcaD gene encoding 3-oxoadipate enol-lactonase, translated as MPMIDADGCLINVSVEGRDGGPTLMLSNSLGCTLQMWEPQMKALTQVFRVIRYDRRGHGKSNVPPAPYTMERFGRDVLAILDDLNIEKVHWCGLSMGGMVGQWLGANAPERFGKLILANTSCYYAEPTKWLERIDAVKKGGIAAVADGVIAGWLTQDFREREPDITARMKAMLLATPVEGYLACCEALSTLDQRALLPDIKSPTLVIAGRHDVATPISAGELIRSNIPGASMTIIDAAHISNVEQPHAFTDAVVGFLTQR; from the coding sequence ATGCCCATGATCGATGCCGACGGTTGCCTGATCAACGTCTCCGTCGAGGGCCGCGACGGCGGGCCGACCCTGATGCTCTCCAACTCGCTCGGCTGCACGCTTCAGATGTGGGAGCCGCAGATGAAGGCGCTGACGCAGGTGTTCCGCGTCATTCGCTACGACCGCCGCGGCCACGGCAAGTCCAATGTCCCGCCCGCCCCCTATACGATGGAGCGCTTCGGCCGCGATGTGCTTGCGATCCTCGACGATCTCAACATCGAGAAGGTGCACTGGTGCGGACTGTCGATGGGCGGCATGGTGGGGCAATGGCTGGGCGCCAACGCGCCTGAACGATTCGGCAAGCTCATCCTCGCCAACACCTCCTGCTACTATGCCGAGCCGACCAAATGGCTGGAGCGCATCGATGCCGTGAAGAAAGGCGGCATCGCCGCGGTCGCTGACGGCGTGATCGCCGGCTGGCTGACCCAGGATTTCCGCGAGCGCGAGCCAGATATCACTGCAAGGATGAAGGCGATGCTGCTCGCCACCCCCGTCGAGGGTTACCTCGCCTGTTGCGAGGCGCTGTCGACGCTCGACCAGCGCGCGCTGCTTCCTGACATCAAGAGCCCGACTTTGGTGATCGCCGGCCGCCACGACGTGGCGACGCCGATCTCGGCGGGCGAATTGATCCGCTCCAACATTCCCGGCGCCAGCATGACCATCATCGACGCCGCCCACATTTCCAACGTCGAGCAGCCGCACGCGTTCACGGACGCGGTGGTGGGATTTTTGACGCAGCGCTGA
- a CDS encoding xanthine dehydrogenase family protein subunit M, giving the protein MYEFKYHRPGTVRQAANLLVKNEDAKVIAGGHTLIPVMKQRLASPPHLVDLSHIEGLNAIEMKGRSLVIGATAKHAEVATSAIVGEAIPALANLASQIGDPAVRHKGTIGGSLANNDPTADYPAAVLALGATIVTNKRRLKAEEFFQGLFSTALEADEIITKVMFPLPKKAAYIKFRNQASRYALVGVFVARRPSDVRVAVTGAGSDGVFRVEAYEEALKKRFSSKVLDGIEVPAEGLNSDIHGSAEYRAHLIGVLTRRALDAANAKE; this is encoded by the coding sequence ATGTACGAATTCAAATACCACCGCCCCGGGACCGTGCGGCAGGCTGCCAATCTCCTGGTAAAGAACGAAGACGCCAAGGTGATTGCGGGCGGCCACACGCTGATTCCCGTCATGAAGCAGCGGCTCGCGAGCCCGCCGCATCTGGTCGACCTCTCCCATATCGAGGGATTGAACGCGATCGAGATGAAGGGCCGTTCGCTGGTGATCGGCGCCACCGCCAAGCATGCCGAGGTCGCGACCTCCGCCATCGTCGGCGAGGCTATCCCAGCGCTTGCCAATCTCGCCAGCCAGATCGGTGATCCCGCGGTGCGCCACAAGGGCACGATCGGCGGCTCGCTCGCCAACAACGATCCGACTGCGGATTATCCGGCCGCCGTGCTTGCGCTTGGCGCGACCATCGTCACCAACAAGCGGCGTCTCAAGGCGGAAGAGTTTTTCCAGGGCCTGTTCTCCACCGCGCTGGAAGCCGACGAGATCATCACCAAGGTGATGTTCCCGCTGCCGAAGAAGGCCGCCTACATCAAGTTCCGCAACCAGGCTTCGCGTTACGCGCTGGTTGGCGTCTTCGTGGCGCGGCGTCCCTCGGACGTGCGGGTCGCTGTCACCGGCGCCGGCTCGGACGGCGTGTTCCGCGTCGAGGCCTATGAGGAGGCGCTGAAGAAGCGGTTCTCGTCCAAGGTGCTCGACGGCATCGAGGTGCCGGCGGAAGGGCTGAACAGCGACATCCATGGCAGCGCCGAATACCGCGCCCATCTCATCGGCGTGCTGACGCGGCGCGCCCTCGACGCCGCCAACGCCAAGGAGTAA
- the livM gene encoding high-affinity branched-chain amino acid ABC transporter permease LivM has translation MTAPSTETTHVSRTTDIPFILKKAFLSAFVALVLFSLMIGIRTEAGPEGQLIYWTRLGDLASIVGLVFGGSIVLELLRQWIGPAGAEKLVPPVVQRGMSYLGRFLAPALLVFALLVPVIFYNQRYILDLAILVLTYVMLGWGLNVVVGLAGLLDLGYVAFYAVGAYSYALLATNFGWSFWVCLPLAGMLAALWGVMLGFPVLRLRGDYLAIVTLAFGEIIRLVIINWQDLTGGPNGVSDIPRPTLFGIPLDNSDDGLAAKLGIDYSPTHRIVFLFYLILALALLTNWVTIRLRRLPIGRAWEALREDEVACRALGINITTTKLTAFATGALFGGFAGAFFATRQGFISPESFTFQESALVLAIVVLGGMGSQLGVALAALTMIGGFELFRGLETYRMLVFGMAMVLIMIWRPRGLIGHRAPTVYLTKAQAISSDLVKEGHG, from the coding sequence GTGACAGCCCCTTCAACCGAAACCACGCATGTCAGCCGCACAACGGACATCCCGTTCATCCTGAAAAAAGCCTTCCTCAGTGCGTTCGTCGCGCTGGTGCTGTTCTCGCTGATGATCGGCATCCGCACCGAGGCCGGCCCCGAGGGGCAGCTGATCTACTGGACGCGCTTGGGCGATCTCGCCTCCATCGTCGGCCTCGTCTTCGGTGGCTCCATCGTCCTTGAATTGCTGCGGCAGTGGATCGGGCCGGCCGGCGCGGAGAAGCTGGTGCCGCCGGTGGTGCAGCGCGGCATGTCATATCTCGGCAGGTTCCTCGCGCCTGCGCTTCTCGTCTTCGCCCTGTTGGTGCCGGTGATCTTCTACAATCAGCGCTACATTCTCGACCTCGCGATCCTCGTCCTCACCTATGTGATGCTGGGCTGGGGACTGAACGTGGTGGTCGGGCTCGCGGGGCTCCTCGATCTCGGCTACGTCGCCTTCTATGCGGTGGGGGCCTATTCCTACGCCCTGCTCGCGACCAATTTCGGCTGGTCGTTCTGGGTCTGCCTGCCGCTCGCCGGTATGCTGGCCGCGCTCTGGGGCGTGATGCTCGGCTTTCCGGTGCTGCGGCTGCGCGGCGACTATCTCGCCATCGTAACCCTCGCCTTCGGCGAGATCATCCGGCTCGTCATCATCAACTGGCAGGATCTGACCGGCGGGCCGAACGGCGTCTCGGATATTCCCCGCCCCACTTTGTTCGGCATCCCGCTTGACAACAGCGACGACGGGCTGGCGGCAAAGCTCGGCATCGACTACTCGCCGACCCACCGCATCGTCTTCCTGTTCTATCTGATCCTTGCGCTGGCGCTGCTCACCAACTGGGTGACGATCCGCCTGCGGCGCCTGCCGATCGGTCGCGCCTGGGAGGCGTTGCGCGAGGACGAGGTCGCATGCCGCGCGCTCGGCATCAACATCACCACCACAAAGCTGACCGCTTTCGCAACCGGCGCGTTGTTCGGCGGCTTCGCCGGCGCGTTCTTCGCAACAAGGCAAGGCTTCATCAGCCCGGAATCCTTCACCTTCCAGGAATCGGCGCTGGTGCTCGCCATCGTCGTGCTCGGCGGCATGGGCTCGCAGCTCGGCGTCGCACTCGCCGCGCTCACCATGATCGGCGGCTTCGAGCTGTTCCGCGGCCTCGAGACCTACCGCATGCTGGTGTTCGGCATGGCGATGGTCCTGATCATGATCTGGCGGCCGCGCGGCCTGATCGGCCATCGCGCGCCGACCGTGTATCTGACCAAGGCACAAGCCATCTCCTCCGATCTCGTCAAGGAGGGGCACGGATGA
- a CDS encoding ABC transporter ATP-binding protein yields MSTDRILSVDQLTMRFGGIVAVQELSFTAERGKITALIGPNGAGKTTVFNCITGFYKPTAGSISLTHANGSQFAIERLKDFRISKQAKIARTFQNIRLFPGMTPLENLMVAQHNTLMRASGFTFLGLIGVPSYRSAEQDAIALATRWLKRVGLLDRADDAAGNLSYGDQRRLEIARAMCTGPALLCLDEPAAGLNARESAALSELLLSIRAEGTSILLIEHDMSVVMEISDHIVVMDHGVKIAQGSPREVRDDPRVIAAYLGTDEEEAAAVMESES; encoded by the coding sequence ATGAGCACCGACCGGATTCTGAGCGTCGATCAGCTCACCATGCGCTTCGGCGGCATCGTCGCCGTCCAGGAGCTGTCCTTCACGGCGGAACGCGGCAAGATCACCGCGCTGATCGGACCGAACGGCGCCGGCAAGACGACGGTGTTCAACTGCATCACCGGCTTCTACAAGCCGACCGCCGGCTCCATCAGCCTGACGCATGCGAATGGCAGCCAATTTGCAATCGAGCGGCTGAAGGATTTTCGCATCTCCAAGCAGGCGAAGATCGCGCGCACCTTCCAGAACATCCGCCTGTTTCCGGGCATGACGCCCCTGGAAAATCTGATGGTGGCACAGCATAACACGCTCATGCGGGCCTCGGGCTTCACATTCCTCGGCCTGATCGGCGTGCCCTCCTATCGCAGCGCCGAACAGGACGCCATCGCGCTTGCGACCCGCTGGCTGAAACGGGTCGGCCTCCTGGACCGCGCCGACGATGCCGCGGGCAACCTCTCCTATGGCGATCAGCGCCGGCTCGAGATCGCCCGCGCGATGTGCACCGGCCCTGCGCTTCTCTGCCTCGACGAGCCTGCCGCCGGCCTGAACGCGCGCGAGAGCGCCGCCTTGAGCGAGCTGCTGCTCTCGATCCGCGCCGAGGGCACCTCGATCCTGCTGATCGAGCACGACATGTCGGTCGTGATGGAGATCTCCGACCACATCGTCGTGATGGATCACGGCGTGAAGATCGCGCAAGGCTCGCCACGCGAGGTGCGCGATGACCCCAGGGTGATTGCCGCCTATCTCGGCACCGACGAGGAAGAGGCCGCTGCGGTGATGGAGAGCGAGTCGTGA